The sequence GAGTGAACTCGGTGCACTTGAGCGGAGAATGGAGTTGAATATCGAGACATATATCAGCTATTGTGTAAAGGCTGAGGTTCTGAAGATCAAACGTGAGCTGCTGGAGGGAGATATAAAAGAGATTAAAGGCGAGATTGAGAAGGTGAAACGTAAACTACTGGATATGGCACCGTTACGGAAGAAAGCGGGTGTGAGGATAGAGACGGAGCGTAAGCAGAGCGAGATAGAGCATGAGATCGAGCTGATAGCAACGAAGATAGAGGCTCTGGGTAAGATACCTGAGGAGACGGAGGAGATATACACATCTTATGGTAAATTGTATGAGGAATTGAAGGCGAAGGCGGAGATACTGGAAGCGAACAAACGCGAAAGCTTGAAGGAACTGGATTCGAGGACACGTGTCTGGCGAGAGGCGGTGTCTGGGCTACTTGACTCCGTGAATCGCTCATTTCAGGAGATCATGTCATGTATAGGTGCAACAGGTTTAGCGCGACTGGTGAATGCAGATGATATAGAGAATGCAGGACTGGAGCTCTATGTGGGCTTTCGTGGCTCGCAGCCTGTCCTGTTTGATTACTACACGCAGAGCGGAGGAGAGAAGACCACTTCGATAATGGCTTTTCTGCTTGCTATACAGCAACTGATACGGTCACCTTTCAGGGCGGTGGATGAGTTTGATATACACATGGACCCGAGGAATCGTGAAGCGATATATAAAAGGATGGTCACAACGATGAAGGATGCAGAATGCTTACTGATAACTCCAGGTCAGCTTACAGTGAGCGATCCGGGTGTGCACATAATAGTGGTGCAGAAGGCGTATGGCAGATCGGAGATAAGGGAAGTGAGGTAAGATAAATAAGCTACATCCTACCTGTATCTGATAGCTTTGGCAATAGACCCGAGGAGCTGCTCGAAGGTGCTCTTCTTCGCTACTATATCCACCTTTATCCCTGATTCTGCTATTGTTTCTGCAGTTAAATCGCCAATAGCGGCAATCTTTGCACTTCTCAACAGCGCAGATACGTCATCACGCACATCAAACTTCGATGCGAGCTCAAGGAACATCTTAAATGTCAATGAGCTTGTGAAGATGATATAATCAGGCTGATAATTAATGAGTTCAATGAGTAGTTTCCTCTCCGATTCAGAAGTTATTATCTGTGGTTCATAGACTGCTATATCAGTTACATGCGCGCCGTTAGCCTGAAGGAACTCGATGATGTGTTTATTGGAAGCGGCGCTACGCAGGAATATAATTTTAGCACCTGCTTCTGCATGCGCTGCCAGTAGCTTCATAAGCCCTCTTGTACTGTATTCCTCAGGCATTAGGGAGACATGAACACCATATCTGTGAAGTTCACCACGTGTTACCGGACCGATAGCGCATACCTCAACGCTGGCGAGCTTTTCGCTCAGGTTGAATTTCCCATGTTCCGC is a genomic window of Methanophagales archaeon containing:
- a CDS encoding uroporphyrinogen-III synthase, whose amino-acid sequence is MTALKIAAFRPENLIARSKEEAAKYNFDFFGFPVFQLVERREALGELRSAFDDSVDIVVFTSLNGVRKSFNIAEHGKFNLSEKLASVEVCAIGPVTRGELHRYGVHVSLMPEEYSTRGLMKLLAAHAEAGAKIIFLRSAASNKHIIEFLQANGAHVTDIAVYEPQIITSESERKLLIELINYQPDYIIFTSSLTFKMFLELASKFDVRDDVSALLRSAKIAAIGDLTAETIAESGIKVDIVAKKSTFEQLLGSIAKAIRYR